A window from Thiomonas sp. FB-Cd encodes these proteins:
- a CDS encoding DUF3106 domain-containing protein encodes MAIRPESALGDRRNIGSRTGLSALRRTLLAIMLAELVTALPAVANPNPGGGPQWNQRMQQWERMPPDRRQRILREQQRYQSLSPQEQKRLREQYRERQR; translated from the coding sequence ATGGCAATCCGGCCTGAGTCTGCGCTTGGTGACCGGCGCAACATCGGCAGTCGCACCGGACTGTCCGCGCTGCGTCGAACGCTGCTGGCCATCATGCTGGCTGAGCTTGTGACTGCCCTGCCCGCGGTAGCCAACCCGAACCCCGGTGGAGGGCCACAGTGGAACCAACGCATGCAGCAATGGGAACGCATGCCGCCTGATCGGCGCCAGCGCATCCTGCGCGAACAACAGCGCTACCAAAGCTTGTCGCCACAAGAGCAAAAACGCCTGAGGGAGCAATACCGCGAACGGCAGCGCTGA
- a CDS encoding arginine/lysine/ornithine decarboxylase, with amino-acid sequence MRFRFPIVIIDEDFRSENNSGLGIRALAQAIEAEGIEVLGVTSFGDLSSFAQQQSRASAFILSIDDEEFAAAEAGAEAQVVQTLRKFIEEIRFRNAQIPIYLYGETRTSRHIPNDILRELHGFIHMFEDTPEFVARHIIREARTYLDSLAPPFFRALVGYAADGSYSWHCPGHSGGVAFLKSPVGQMFHQFFGENLLRADVCNAVDELGQLLDHTGPVAASERNAARIFYADHLFFVTNGTSTSNKMVWHSTVAPGDVVVVDRNCHKSVLHAIIMTGALPVFLTPTRNHYGIIGPIPRDEFKPENIERKIAANPLTAHLAGKVKPRVLTITQSTYDGVLYNVDTIKHMLDGYIDTLHFDEAWLPHATFHPFYGGMHAIGQGRPRTRESMVFSTQSTHKLLAGLSQASQILVQDSETRSLDRPRFNEAYLMHSSTSPQYAIIASCDVAAAMMEPPGGTALVEESILEALNFRRAMRKVDEEFGHDWWFQVWGPDELAPEDIGAREDWLLGPQANWHGFGELAPGFNMLDPIKATVITPGLDMHGRFSETGIPAAIVTKYLAEHGVIVEKTSLYSFFIMFTIGITKGRWNTLVTALQQFKDDYDRNQPLWRILPEFIAKYPIYERVGLRDLCQRIHTAYEAADVAKLTTEMYLSDLQPAMTPTEAYARMAHRDIERVGIDELEGRITTALLTPYPPGIPLLIPGERFNRKIVQYLQFAREFNRQFPGFATDIHGLVEDDGPNGKRYCVDCVRGASAGANKASGLI; translated from the coding sequence ATGCGCTTTCGTTTTCCGATCGTCATTATCGACGAGGATTTTCGCTCCGAAAACAACTCTGGCTTGGGCATCCGCGCCTTGGCGCAGGCCATTGAGGCCGAGGGCATCGAGGTTCTGGGTGTGACAAGTTTCGGCGATCTCTCCAGCTTCGCCCAACAGCAATCACGCGCGAGCGCCTTTATCCTGTCCATCGACGATGAGGAGTTCGCTGCGGCCGAGGCGGGGGCCGAAGCGCAAGTGGTGCAGACCCTGCGCAAATTCATTGAGGAAATTCGCTTTCGCAATGCCCAGATTCCGATTTATCTCTATGGTGAGACCCGTACATCGCGCCATATTCCGAACGATATCCTGCGCGAGTTGCACGGATTCATCCACATGTTTGAGGACACACCGGAATTTGTCGCACGCCACATCATCCGCGAGGCGCGTACCTATCTAGACTCGCTTGCACCACCGTTTTTTCGGGCTCTTGTGGGCTATGCGGCGGACGGCTCCTACTCCTGGCATTGCCCCGGCCATTCAGGCGGCGTGGCCTTCCTCAAGAGCCCAGTTGGGCAGATGTTCCACCAGTTCTTCGGCGAAAACCTGCTTCGCGCAGACGTGTGCAACGCAGTGGATGAGTTGGGACAGTTGCTCGACCACACAGGCCCCGTGGCTGCAAGCGAGCGCAATGCGGCACGCATTTTTTATGCAGACCATCTGTTCTTTGTCACGAACGGAACCTCCACCTCGAACAAGATGGTGTGGCATTCCACCGTGGCGCCCGGCGACGTTGTCGTGGTGGATCGCAATTGCCATAAGAGCGTGCTGCACGCAATCATCATGACCGGGGCACTGCCGGTTTTTCTCACGCCTACGCGAAACCACTACGGCATTATTGGGCCCATCCCGCGCGACGAATTCAAACCCGAAAACATTGAACGCAAGATTGCCGCCAATCCGCTCACCGCGCATCTGGCGGGGAAGGTCAAGCCCCGTGTGCTGACCATTACCCAATCCACGTACGACGGCGTGCTTTACAACGTGGACACCATTAAGCACATGCTCGACGGTTATATCGACACCCTTCATTTCGACGAAGCGTGGCTGCCGCATGCGACCTTTCACCCTTTTTACGGGGGCATGCATGCCATAGGTCAAGGGCGCCCGCGGACGCGGGAATCCATGGTTTTTTCCACCCAGTCGACGCACAAACTCTTGGCCGGCTTGAGCCAGGCCTCGCAGATTCTGGTGCAAGATTCCGAAACGCGCAGCTTGGACCGACCGCGATTTAACGAGGCCTATCTGATGCACAGCTCCACGTCACCGCAGTATGCAATCATCGCATCCTGTGACGTGGCGGCCGCCATGATGGAGCCACCTGGCGGTACCGCATTGGTGGAGGAAAGCATTCTGGAGGCCCTGAATTTCCGGCGCGCCATGCGTAAGGTCGACGAAGAGTTCGGCCACGACTGGTGGTTTCAAGTTTGGGGGCCGGACGAATTGGCGCCAGAGGACATTGGCGCGCGCGAGGATTGGCTGCTTGGTCCGCAGGCCAACTGGCACGGATTTGGCGAATTGGCGCCAGGATTCAACATGCTCGATCCGATCAAGGCCACGGTAATCACACCGGGCCTTGACATGCATGGGCGCTTCAGTGAGACGGGCATTCCAGCGGCCATCGTTACGAAATATCTGGCTGAACACGGTGTCATCGTTGAAAAAACGAGCCTGTACAGCTTTTTCATCATGTTCACCATCGGCATTACGAAGGGCCGTTGGAACACCTTGGTAACCGCACTGCAGCAGTTCAAAGACGACTACGACCGCAATCAACCGCTGTGGCGCATCCTGCCCGAGTTCATCGCCAAATATCCCATATATGAACGCGTCGGGCTGCGTGACCTTTGCCAGCGCATCCACACCGCTTACGAGGCTGCTGACGTGGCGAAGCTGACGACTGAAATGTACCTTTCCGATCTGCAACCGGCCATGACCCCCACAGAGGCCTACGCGCGTATGGCTCACCGTGACATTGAACGTGTCGGCATCGACGAGTTGGAAGGGCGGATCACGACAGCGCTACTCACACCGTATCCACCAGGCATACCGCTGCTGATCCCGGGGGAACGATTCAATCGCAAGATCGTTCAGTACCTGCAGTTTGCGCGGGAGTTCAATCGGCAGTTTCCCGGTTTTGCAACCGACATTCACGGTTTGGTGGAGGATGACGGGCCGAACGGCAAGCGCTATTGCGTCGATTGCGTACGCGGCGCGAGCGCAGGGGCGAACAAGGCGAGCGGCTTAATCTAG
- a CDS encoding RNA polymerase sigma factor, with amino-acid sequence MSHAFTIPLDAVSSDPALDRFCVEVRPRAMRLALLETAGNTHLAADFVQDSLAKLISNYRNKPADEWPPLFYSILRNRITDWHRRKKIEKVFDFFFASDEDEDLPAPWESLADPAPGPDHALSNQQLAGRIADALTSLSVRQREAFLLREMEGLSIADTARVMHVSEGSVKTHHLRALTRLRQLLQSDNPFLGGIQS; translated from the coding sequence ATGTCACATGCCTTCACGATCCCGCTTGACGCCGTGAGTTCCGATCCTGCGCTCGACAGGTTCTGCGTAGAGGTACGTCCGCGCGCCATGCGCTTGGCTTTGTTAGAAACAGCTGGCAATACTCATCTCGCAGCGGATTTTGTGCAAGACAGTCTGGCGAAGCTGATCAGCAATTACCGCAATAAGCCCGCCGACGAATGGCCGCCTCTTTTTTATAGCATCCTGCGCAACCGTATTACCGATTGGCACCGGCGCAAGAAAATCGAGAAGGTCTTCGACTTTTTTTTCGCCAGTGACGAGGATGAAGATCTGCCTGCTCCCTGGGAGAGTTTGGCTGACCCGGCGCCCGGCCCCGACCATGCCTTGAGCAACCAGCAACTCGCCGGGCGCATTGCTGATGCGCTGACAAGCTTGAGCGTGCGCCAGCGCGAAGCGTTCCTGCTGCGCGAAATGGAAGGGCTTTCGATCGCGGATACGGCCCGCGTCATGCATGTAAGCGAGGGCAGCGTCAAAACACACCATCTGCGCGCGCTCACCAGGCTGCGCCAACTGCTGCAGAGCGATAATCCGTTTCTCGGGGGTATTCAATCGTGA
- the dapE gene encoding succinyl-diaminopimelate desuccinylase has protein sequence MSSSTRALAEALIARRSVTPDDAGCQDIIAERLRASGFTCEFVEAGPPGFRVRNLWALRLGQGGADAPVLAFAGHTDVVPTGPLENWHSEPFTPTERDGKLYGRGAADMKTSLAAMVVAVEAFLAGHPAPQGSIGFLLTSDEEGPARDGTVRVCDLLATRGQRLDWCIVGEPTSTTLLGDVIKNGRRGSLSGRLVVHGVQGHIAYPHLARNPIHLAAPALAELAAAQWDAGNAHFPKTAWQISNIHAGTGATNVIPGDLTVEFNFRFSTESTPASLKERMQAVLNRHGLQYTLDWTLGGEPFLTHPGALSEALRIAILAETGQHAELSTTGGTSDGRFIAKICPQVVEFGPPNASIHKIDEHVELRFLDPLSAIYRRVLEALVA, from the coding sequence ATGTCATCATCCACGCGCGCCCTCGCCGAGGCCCTGATCGCGCGGCGTTCCGTGACGCCAGACGACGCCGGCTGTCAGGACATCATCGCCGAGCGCCTCCGGGCCTCGGGGTTCACGTGCGAGTTCGTCGAGGCGGGCCCGCCGGGGTTTCGCGTGCGCAATCTCTGGGCATTGCGGTTGGGGCAGGGCGGGGCAGATGCGCCAGTCCTGGCGTTTGCGGGCCATACAGACGTGGTACCGACGGGTCCTCTTGAGAACTGGCACAGCGAGCCCTTCACCCCCACCGAGCGCGATGGCAAACTCTACGGCCGCGGCGCGGCGGACATGAAGACCTCGCTGGCGGCGATGGTGGTGGCTGTGGAGGCGTTCCTCGCGGGTCATCCGGCGCCTCAGGGCAGTATTGGTTTTTTGCTGACGAGCGACGAAGAGGGCCCGGCACGCGATGGCACGGTGCGCGTGTGTGACTTGCTGGCGACGCGCGGCCAGAGGCTGGACTGGTGCATTGTTGGCGAGCCAACGTCCACCACGTTGCTCGGTGATGTGATCAAGAACGGTCGTCGTGGCTCCCTCTCGGGTCGGCTCGTGGTGCATGGGGTGCAAGGCCATATCGCCTATCCGCATTTGGCGCGAAACCCAATTCATCTCGCAGCGCCAGCCCTGGCCGAGCTCGCTGCAGCGCAATGGGATGCTGGCAACGCGCATTTTCCTAAAACCGCATGGCAGATCTCCAATATCCATGCAGGCACGGGTGCCACGAACGTGATTCCTGGAGATCTGACAGTCGAGTTTAATTTTCGTTTTTCCACCGAGTCCACGCCCGCCTCCCTCAAGGAGCGCATGCAAGCCGTGCTCAACCGACATGGCTTGCAATACACGCTCGACTGGACCTTGGGTGGCGAGCCTTTTTTGACTCATCCTGGTGCGCTGTCAGAAGCACTGCGGATTGCCATTCTTGCGGAGACCGGCCAGCATGCAGAGCTGTCGACTACGGGCGGCACCTCGGATGGACGCTTCATTGCCAAAATCTGCCCGCAGGTTGTGGAGTTCGGCCCGCCGAATGCAAGCATCCACAAGATTGACGAGCACGTGGAACTGCGGTTTCTCGACCCATTGAGCGCAATCTACCGGCGCGTCCTTGAGGCCTTGGTGGCATGA
- the prmB gene encoding 50S ribosomal protein L3 N(5)-glutamine methyltransferase: MTRKAAAPQFGPTWRRAVRSLRAAALHFGHGAASAEDEAAWMLIHALGWPVMESFAAFGSLARRPVPPGAMARFNDLVGQRIATRKPVAYLLGEAWLQGVRFVVDERVIVPRSFIAELLPEALEPWLEAEPRRVADICTGSGCLGILAALRWPQARVLCTDISADALKVAEANVRLHRLSDRVELLHSDLLDAMPTPPAGQGIDLLLCNPPYVNAAAMRALPQEYQHEPALALAGGRDGMELVRRLLADAPRVLAPLGLVVVEIGHERAHFEAAFPRLPVIWLPTSAGHDSVFLVHAAALREAA, translated from the coding sequence ATGACGCGTAAAGCGGCGGCGCCACAATTTGGCCCGACTTGGCGCCGCGCTGTGCGCTCGCTTCGGGCCGCTGCCTTGCACTTTGGTCACGGGGCCGCCAGCGCCGAGGATGAAGCTGCGTGGATGCTGATTCATGCGCTTGGTTGGCCAGTCATGGAGAGCTTTGCGGCATTCGGCTCGCTTGCGCGCCGGCCAGTTCCACCGGGCGCAATGGCGCGATTCAATGATCTTGTTGGCCAGCGCATTGCCACTCGCAAGCCCGTCGCTTACCTGCTCGGCGAAGCCTGGCTCCAGGGTGTGCGATTCGTCGTGGATGAGCGCGTTATCGTCCCCCGCTCCTTCATTGCAGAACTGTTGCCAGAAGCGCTTGAGCCGTGGCTTGAAGCCGAGCCCCGCCGCGTGGCCGACATCTGCACCGGTAGCGGTTGTCTGGGGATTCTTGCAGCGCTGCGCTGGCCGCAGGCACGCGTGCTCTGCACCGATATTTCGGCAGATGCGCTGAAAGTGGCCGAGGCAAACGTGAGGCTGCATCGACTCTCGGACCGCGTCGAGTTGCTCCATTCCGATCTGCTGGATGCGATGCCAACCCCACCGGCGGGCCAGGGCATTGACCTTCTGTTGTGCAATCCGCCCTATGTCAATGCGGCGGCCATGCGAGCGCTGCCCCAGGAATACCAGCACGAACCCGCACTGGCCCTGGCTGGCGGCCGTGATGGCATGGAACTGGTGCGGCGTTTGCTTGCCGACGCCCCGCGGGTGCTGGCGCCACTGGGCCTCGTCGTGGTGGAGATCGGGCATGAGCGCGCGCATTTTGAGGCGGCTTTCCCCCGGCTGCCGGTAATCTGGCTCCCCACAAGTGCAGGGCATGACTCAGTGTTCCTGGTGCACGCTGCCGCGCTGCGGGAGGCTGCATGA
- the dapD gene encoding 2,3,4,5-tetrahydropyridine-2,6-dicarboxylate N-succinyltransferase yields MTTQLQTLIDQAWDNRASLSTTSATPELRQAVEHVLAELNVGRLRVAQKLDGAWVTNQWLKKAVLLSFRLTDNAMMRAGDLHFFDKVRTKFSRLGEEEMRATGVRVVPPAVARHGSYLAPGVVLMPSYVNIGAYVDEGTMVDTWATVGSCAQIGKNVHLSGGVGIGGVLEPVQANPTIIGDNCFIGARSEVVEGVIVEDNCVISMGVYIGKSTKIYDRATGEVMYGRVPEGSVVVSGNLPSSDGKYSLYCAVIVKRVDAQTRAKTAINELLRD; encoded by the coding sequence ATGACGACACAACTCCAAACTCTCATCGACCAGGCTTGGGACAATCGTGCCAGCTTGAGCACTACGTCGGCAACCCCCGAGCTTCGCCAAGCGGTCGAGCACGTGCTGGCTGAACTTAATGTCGGGCGTCTGCGTGTGGCACAGAAGCTGGACGGGGCTTGGGTTACGAACCAATGGCTGAAAAAGGCTGTATTGCTGAGCTTTCGCCTGACGGACAACGCCATGATGCGGGCCGGCGATCTTCATTTCTTCGACAAGGTGCGCACCAAATTCAGCCGTCTGGGGGAGGAAGAAATGCGTGCAACGGGCGTGCGCGTGGTGCCACCTGCCGTGGCGCGGCATGGGTCATACCTGGCCCCGGGCGTGGTGTTGATGCCGTCCTACGTCAACATTGGCGCCTATGTCGACGAAGGCACGATGGTCGACACCTGGGCCACTGTGGGGTCCTGTGCGCAGATCGGAAAGAACGTGCACCTGTCAGGCGGCGTGGGCATTGGCGGCGTGCTAGAGCCGGTGCAGGCCAACCCGACCATTATTGGCGACAACTGTTTCATCGGAGCGCGCTCGGAAGTCGTCGAGGGTGTAATCGTGGAAGATAACTGCGTGATCTCCATGGGCGTGTACATCGGAAAGTCCACCAAGATCTACGACCGGGCGACTGGCGAGGTGATGTACGGGCGCGTGCCCGAGGGCTCAGTGGTGGTTTCGGGCAATCTGCCCAGCAGTGACGGCAAATACAGTTTGTATTGCGCCGTGATCGTCAAGCGCGTTGACGCACAAACCCGCGCCAAGACAGCGATCAACGAATTGCTGCGCGACTAG
- the dapC gene encoding succinyldiaminopimelate transaminase — MNPLLNRLQPYPFERLRALMADVRPSPAYRPINLGIGEPQHPTPNFIRQALADHLEGLARYPATAGGPELRQACAAWAGHRYGVTIDPGTQVLPVNGSREALFALCQVVVDSSRPRATVVCPNPFYQIYEGAALLAGAHCHFAPVDAARNFAVDWDAVPEQVWSQTQLLYVCSPGNPTGAVMSLAEWKRLFALADEYGFVIASDECYSEIWFGENPPLGGLEAAAQLGRNDFRSLVMFTSLSKRSNVPGLRSGFVAGDARILKAFLQYRTYHGSAMGPAVQAASCAAWGDEAHVEENRRLYREKFARVLPILQPVMDVQQPDAGFYLWAGTPIDDVTFARGLLENYNCTLLPGSLLAREQGGRNPGAGRVRLALVADVDSCVESAERIAAHIRSL, encoded by the coding sequence GTGAATCCCCTGCTCAACCGCCTTCAGCCTTACCCATTCGAGAGACTGCGCGCGCTCATGGCCGACGTGCGCCCCAGTCCAGCCTATAGGCCGATTAACCTTGGAATCGGCGAGCCGCAGCATCCGACTCCGAACTTTATCCGGCAAGCACTGGCCGACCATCTGGAAGGGCTGGCACGTTACCCGGCGACCGCAGGTGGTCCCGAGTTGCGCCAGGCCTGCGCGGCCTGGGCGGGCCATCGCTATGGGGTAACCATCGATCCAGGCACGCAGGTGCTCCCCGTTAACGGCTCGCGTGAAGCGTTGTTTGCACTGTGCCAAGTGGTGGTTGACAGCAGCCGGCCGCGCGCGACCGTCGTGTGTCCGAATCCCTTCTACCAAATCTATGAAGGGGCAGCGCTGCTGGCGGGGGCACATTGCCATTTCGCGCCGGTTGATGCGGCGCGAAATTTCGCGGTGGACTGGGATGCGGTGCCCGAGCAGGTCTGGAGCCAAACGCAGTTGCTGTATGTGTGCTCGCCTGGAAACCCCACGGGGGCGGTGATGTCCCTGGCTGAATGGAAGCGGCTCTTCGCGCTGGCGGATGAGTATGGATTCGTCATCGCGAGTGATGAGTGTTATTCAGAAATATGGTTTGGTGAAAATCCGCCACTCGGTGGGTTGGAGGCAGCCGCGCAACTGGGTCGGAATGATTTTCGGAGCCTGGTGATGTTCACTTCGCTATCCAAACGATCCAATGTACCCGGTCTGCGCTCGGGTTTCGTCGCTGGCGATGCGCGGATTCTCAAAGCCTTTTTGCAGTACCGCACATACCATGGCAGCGCGATGGGACCTGCCGTGCAGGCGGCAAGCTGTGCGGCTTGGGGCGACGAGGCGCACGTGGAGGAAAATCGACGCCTATATCGGGAGAAATTTGCGCGCGTCCTACCGATTTTGCAGCCTGTGATGGACGTGCAGCAACCGGACGCCGGGTTCTATCTATGGGCGGGAACGCCGATTGACGATGTCACCTTCGCGCGTGGCCTGCTCGAAAACTACAATTGCACCCTTTTGCCTGGCAGCCTGCTCGCGCGTGAGCAGGGGGGGCGCAATCCTGGCGCCGGGCGCGTTCGCTTGGCGCTTGTGGCCGACGTGGATTCCTGCGTCGAATCGGCCGAGCGCATCGCAGCCCACATTCGCAGTCTTTGA
- a CDS encoding PilT/PilU family type 4a pilus ATPase, with translation MSTMERLFKLMAEKKASDIYISPHAPILIRINGQAVAINRQVLTPEDPSKLLSEIVDAARVKQLYDEGELNMGIARTGIGSFRLSAFIQRGSVAMVIRYIPSDIPALENLNLPGVMADLVMEKHGLILMVGSTGSGKSTSLAAMLDHRNARMTGHILTLEEPIEYLFTNKKSIVNQREVGIDAKSLSMGLKNALRQAPDCIMIGEIRDTETMTAALNYALSGHLCLATLHANNSYQALNRILGFYPLDMRPALLSDLAAGLRAVVSQRLLRATAGGLLPAVEVLLNTPLIRELIAKGDLSAIKDTMEKTMAEGSQTFEQCLARLVVDGQVTRDEALAYADSPTNLMWRLQNDFSSRPASQPPANAILDSDEPSFREISLDLGVH, from the coding sequence ATGTCCACCATGGAACGCCTGTTCAAGCTCATGGCCGAAAAGAAGGCCTCGGACATCTACATCAGTCCGCATGCGCCCATTCTCATCCGCATCAATGGCCAAGCGGTTGCTATCAATCGCCAAGTGCTCACCCCGGAAGATCCCTCAAAGCTGCTGAGTGAAATCGTCGATGCTGCGCGGGTGAAGCAGCTATATGACGAAGGCGAACTCAACATGGGGATTGCGCGCACTGGTATCGGCAGCTTCCGTTTGAGCGCGTTCATCCAGCGTGGCAGCGTGGCGATGGTGATCCGCTACATCCCAAGTGATATCCCCGCGCTGGAAAACCTGAATCTGCCGGGTGTGATGGCTGACCTGGTGATGGAAAAACACGGCCTGATTCTCATGGTGGGATCCACCGGTTCGGGCAAGAGCACAAGTTTGGCTGCAATGCTCGACCACCGTAACGCGCGCATGACCGGTCACATCCTTACGCTGGAGGAGCCGATTGAGTACCTGTTCACGAACAAGAAATCGATCGTGAATCAACGCGAGGTCGGCATCGATGCAAAGAGCCTGTCAATGGGGCTGAAGAATGCGCTGCGTCAGGCGCCAGACTGCATCATGATCGGTGAAATCCGAGACACCGAAACGATGACGGCGGCGTTGAACTATGCCCTGTCGGGCCACCTATGCCTGGCGACGTTGCACGCTAATAACAGTTACCAGGCACTGAACCGGATTCTTGGTTTTTACCCGCTGGACATGCGACCCGCCCTTTTGTCAGATCTGGCGGCAGGGCTGCGCGCCGTGGTTTCCCAACGCCTTTTGCGCGCCACAGCCGGGGGGTTACTGCCGGCCGTGGAGGTCTTGCTCAATACACCGCTCATCCGCGAACTCATCGCAAAGGGTGACCTGTCCGCCATCAAGGACACGATGGAAAAGACGATGGCCGAGGGTTCCCAGACGTTCGAGCAATGTCTTGCCCGTTTGGTCGTCGACGGTCAGGTCACGCGGGACGAGGCGCTGGCCTATGCGGACTCGCCGACCAATCTGATGTGGCGCTTGCAGAATGACTTCTCCAGCCGGCCAGCGAGCCAGCCGCCAGCCAATGCCATTCTCGATTCGGACGAGCCATCGTTTCGCGAGATCTCGCTCGACCTCGGCGTTCACTGA
- a CDS encoding NfeD family protein: MMSTPMQWWIAAALLVALELTSGTFYLLMLAVGAVAGAMAAHLGLNVPLQWVSSALVGTGSVYALHSLRKKRVRPAPGANRDINLDIGSVVEVDAWDNRGEARIRYRGSDWQARFGGKGPLQPGQFRIKALDGNTLVLEPLAGDAAHARAQSGAHPS; this comes from the coding sequence ATGATGAGCACCCCAATGCAATGGTGGATCGCCGCTGCTCTGCTGGTGGCACTGGAACTCACCAGCGGCACCTTCTATCTGCTGATGCTGGCGGTGGGAGCCGTGGCCGGGGCAATGGCCGCGCATCTGGGCTTGAACGTGCCGCTGCAGTGGGTGAGCTCAGCCTTGGTTGGCACCGGTTCGGTCTACGCGCTGCACTCGCTGCGAAAAAAACGAGTCAGACCCGCGCCAGGGGCTAATCGCGACATCAATTTGGACATCGGCTCGGTGGTCGAAGTCGATGCCTGGGACAACCGTGGCGAAGCTCGCATCCGCTACCGCGGAAGCGACTGGCAGGCGCGCTTCGGAGGAAAGGGTCCGCTGCAGCCGGGCCAATTCCGCATTAAGGCGCTGGACGGCAACACGCTGGTGCTTGAGCCGCTTGCCGGCGACGCCGCCCACGCGCGTGCACAATCAGGGGCTCACCCATCCTGA